The following proteins are encoded in a genomic region of Mycobacteriales bacterium:
- a CDS encoding thymidylate synthase, with amino-acid sequence MPDRQYEDLLQRVLATGTHKSDRTGTGTRSVFGHQLRYDLADGFPLITTKRVHFKSVAIELLWFLRGEGNVKWLQDNGVTIWDEWADADGDLGPVYGVQWRSWPAPDGRSIDQISQVIDTLRRDPDSRRMIVSAWNVAAIGEMALPPCHMMFQFYVADGRVSCQLYQRSADLFLGVPFNIASYALLVHLVAQQTGFSPGEFIWTGGDCHIYDNHQAQVAEQLSREPLPFPRIEVRRADSLFDYRYEDLELIGYEHHPAISAPVAV; translated from the coding sequence ACGCACAAGTCCGACCGCACCGGCACCGGCACCCGCAGCGTGTTCGGCCACCAGCTTCGCTACGACCTGGCCGACGGCTTTCCGCTGATCACGACCAAGCGGGTGCACTTCAAGTCGGTGGCCATCGAGCTGTTGTGGTTCCTCCGCGGCGAGGGCAACGTCAAGTGGCTCCAGGACAACGGGGTGACGATCTGGGACGAGTGGGCCGACGCCGACGGGGACCTCGGCCCGGTCTACGGCGTGCAGTGGCGGTCGTGGCCTGCTCCTGACGGCCGCTCGATCGACCAGATCAGCCAGGTGATCGACACGCTGCGCCGCGATCCCGACTCGCGCCGGATGATCGTGTCGGCCTGGAACGTCGCCGCGATCGGCGAGATGGCACTGCCGCCGTGTCACATGATGTTCCAGTTCTATGTCGCCGACGGGCGGGTGTCCTGCCAGCTCTACCAGCGCAGCGCCGACCTGTTCCTCGGGGTGCCGTTCAACATCGCCAGCTACGCGCTGCTCGTGCACCTGGTCGCGCAACAGACCGGGTTCTCGCCGGGGGAGTTCATCTGGACCGGCGGCGACTGCCACATCTACGACAACCATCAGGCGCAGGTCGCCGAGCAGCTCTCCCGCGAACCACTGCCCTTCCCGCGCATCGAGGTACGCCGAGCCGACTCGCTGTTCGACTACCGCTACGAGGACCTCGAGCTCATCGGTTACGAGCACCATCCGGCGATCTCGGCGCCGGTCGCGGTCTGA
- a CDS encoding helix-turn-helix domain-containing protein, with product MVLLRRLLGDVLRRHRIRQSRTLRDVSTSAGVSLGYLSEVERGRKEASSELLAAICGALEVSLADVLREVSDDLAREERRVRLAPVGFAASAAPRTAMLPVPQVSVRPVAGIPPHHPARPTPQPDVKPVVPVATIGFAATHIVAA from the coding sequence ATGGTCTTGCTGCGACGTCTGCTCGGCGATGTCCTTCGCCGCCACCGCATCCGCCAGTCGCGCACGCTGCGTGACGTCAGCACCTCGGCGGGGGTCTCGCTCGGGTATCTGTCGGAGGTCGAGCGCGGTCGCAAGGAGGCATCGAGCGAGCTGCTCGCCGCGATCTGCGGTGCTCTCGAGGTGAGCCTGGCCGACGTGTTGCGTGAGGTCAGCGACGACCTCGCGCGCGAGGAGCGGCGGGTCCGGCTGGCTCCGGTCGGCTTCGCCGCGTCGGCGGCGCCACGGACGGCGATGCTGCCGGTCCCGCAGGTCTCGGTCCGCCCGGTCGCCGGCATCCCGCCGCATCACCCGGCGCGCCCGACGCCGCAGCCGGACGTCAAGCCGGTCGTCCCGGTCGCGACCATCGGCTTCGCCGCTACCCACATCGTCGCTGCCTAG
- the dapA gene encoding 4-hydroxy-tetrahydrodipicolinate synthase, with amino-acid sequence MVTPFTADGALDLDAAARLAMQLVDAGNDGLVISGTTGESPTTSDDEQDRLLRTVVEAVGDRAHVVAGVGTNDTAHTVERAKHAEKAGAAGVLVVTPYYSKPPQAGLLAHFTSVADATGLPSMLYDIPGRSGVPIATETLLRLADHPRVVAVKDAKGDLAASTEVIAKTDLAYYSGDDLLNLPLLAVGAVGMVSVVSHVCSPQLVALAAAVARGDLAEARRRNADVWPAIIGIMTRTQGAIMAKAALELLGLLANRTTRPPLVDATAEQVELLREDLRAAGLAV; translated from the coding sequence ATGGTCACGCCCTTCACGGCGGATGGCGCGCTCGACCTCGACGCCGCCGCCCGCCTCGCGATGCAGCTGGTGGACGCCGGCAACGACGGCCTGGTGATCAGCGGTACGACGGGGGAGTCGCCGACGACCTCCGACGACGAGCAGGATCGCCTGCTGCGCACGGTCGTCGAGGCGGTAGGTGACCGAGCACACGTCGTCGCAGGCGTCGGCACCAACGACACCGCGCACACCGTCGAGCGGGCGAAGCACGCCGAGAAGGCGGGCGCCGCCGGCGTACTCGTCGTGACGCCGTACTACTCGAAGCCACCCCAGGCCGGACTGCTCGCGCACTTCACGTCGGTGGCCGACGCGACCGGGCTGCCGTCGATGCTCTACGACATCCCAGGCCGCAGCGGCGTGCCCATCGCCACCGAGACGCTGTTGCGCCTCGCCGATCACCCTCGCGTCGTCGCGGTGAAGGATGCGAAGGGCGATCTCGCGGCCTCGACCGAGGTGATCGCCAAGACCGACCTCGCCTACTACTCCGGCGACGACCTGCTCAACCTGCCGCTGCTCGCCGTCGGCGCGGTCGGCATGGTCAGCGTCGTCTCACACGTCTGCAGCCCGCAGCTCGTCGCCCTCGCCGCGGCGGTCGCTCGCGGCGACCTCGCCGAGGCCCGGCGGCGCAACGCCGACGTCTGGCCCGCGATCATCGGCATCATGACGCGCACGCAGGGCGCCATCATGGCCAAGGCCGCGCTGGAGCTGCTCGGCCTGCTGGCAAACCGCACCACTCGGCCGCCGCTGGTCGACGCCACTGCCGAACAGGTCGAGCTGTTGCGGGAAGACCTGCGCGCCGCCGGGCTCGCGGTCTGA
- a CDS encoding helix-turn-helix domain-containing protein has product MSVGETLSSARRSLGLSLDDVAADTRIRASLIAAIERDDFGPCGGAVYARGHLRSIARVLGLDPAPIVAEYDATHHGELPPVAASVAPQPTDTELLARTQNRGRPNWTAAMGIALAAVCVLALVGLILSHSHGSKSPSPTAASSRGVVVTHQPTPASPPPTTVAAIPPTKATMVVRVLEAPTWLEIKAQNGSLIFEDTLPAGSHKLFAAEGGLQYVIGNAPAVDLVVNGHDVGTPPSDGSVARGSVEPGSDTIQPA; this is encoded by the coding sequence GTGTCCGTCGGCGAAACCCTGTCGAGCGCCCGGCGCTCCCTAGGGCTGTCGCTGGACGACGTGGCCGCCGACACCCGCATCCGCGCCTCGCTGATCGCCGCCATCGAGCGTGACGACTTCGGGCCGTGCGGCGGCGCGGTCTACGCGCGCGGTCACCTGCGCAGCATCGCCCGGGTGCTCGGCCTCGATCCCGCGCCGATCGTCGCGGAGTACGACGCGACCCACCACGGCGAGCTGCCGCCGGTCGCTGCCAGCGTGGCGCCGCAACCGACCGACACCGAGCTGCTCGCCCGCACCCAGAACCGAGGGCGGCCCAACTGGACAGCGGCCATGGGCATCGCACTCGCCGCGGTGTGCGTGCTGGCCCTCGTCGGGCTGATCCTCAGCCACTCGCACGGCAGCAAGTCGCCGAGCCCGACCGCCGCCTCGTCTCGCGGCGTCGTCGTCACCCACCAGCCCACGCCGGCCTCGCCGCCGCCGACCACGGTGGCCGCGATCCCGCCGACCAAGGCCACGATGGTGGTGCGGGTCCTCGAGGCGCCCACGTGGCTCGAGATCAAGGCGCAGAACGGATCGCTGATCTTCGAGGACACGTTGCCGGCGGGTTCGCACAAGCTCTTCGCGGCGGAGGGCGGCCTGCAGTACGTCATCGGCAACGCTCCGGCGGTCGATCTGGTGGTCAACGGTCACGACGTCGGCACCCCGCCGTCGGACGGCAGCGTTGCCCGCGGCAGCGTTGAGCCCGGATCGGACACGATCCAACCGGCCTGA
- the pgsA gene encoding CDP-diacylglycerol--glycerol-3-phosphate 3-phosphatidyltransferase — MGDPVSNAPIVNIANILTGVRLLLVPVFVALLLARGGHATGWREWAFVAFATACVTDLVDGDLARRRDLVTDLGKIADPIADKALTGAALLGLAALGDLPWWVAAVVLVRELGITVLRVVVIRHGVIPASRGGKAKTLVQNIAIGLYVLPLHGAWATGRFWVMGLALVLTVATGIDYISRAVRLRRTSARAAWKRLRQS; from the coding sequence ATGGGCGATCCGGTCAGCAACGCGCCGATCGTCAACATCGCCAACATCCTGACCGGGGTGCGGCTGCTGCTGGTCCCGGTCTTCGTCGCCTTGCTGCTCGCCCGCGGCGGGCACGCGACCGGCTGGCGGGAGTGGGCGTTCGTCGCGTTCGCGACGGCGTGTGTGACCGATCTGGTCGACGGTGATCTCGCGCGCCGCCGCGACCTGGTCACCGACCTCGGCAAGATCGCCGACCCCATCGCCGACAAGGCGTTGACCGGCGCGGCGCTGCTCGGGCTCGCTGCGCTGGGGGACCTGCCGTGGTGGGTGGCCGCGGTCGTGCTGGTGCGCGAGCTCGGGATCACGGTGCTTCGCGTCGTCGTCATCCGCCACGGCGTGATCCCGGCAAGCCGTGGCGGGAAGGCCAAGACGCTGGTGCAGAACATCGCGATCGGGCTCTACGTACTGCCGTTGCACGGGGCGTGGGCGACCGGCCGGTTCTGGGTCATGGGGCTCGCGCTGGTGCTGACGGTCGCCACCGGCATCGACTACATCTCGAGGGCGGTACGGCTTCGCCGTACGAGCGCGAGGGCGGCGTGGAAGCGGCTGCGGCAGAGCTGA
- a CDS encoding ribonuclease J, protein MSHPHPELGPPPPLAAHGLRIVALGGIGEIGRNMTVFEHAGRLLIVDCGVLFPETEQPGIDLILPDFSYLRDRWDDLDAIVLTHGHEDHIGAVPYLLREKPDVPLVGSRLTLALVEGKLREHRIEPLTLEVREGQVERLGPFECEFFAVNHSIPDALGVALRTGAGTVLHTGDFKMDQLPLDGRITDLGGWARLGAEGVDLLMSDSTNAEVPGFVTAEREIGPVLDDVFRGAKRRIIVACFASHVHRVQQVLDAAAAHHRRVAFIGRSMVRNMGIARDLGYLEIPPGLVADLNEIEQLPPEQVLMISTGSQGEPMSALSRMANRDHPQVRIEPDDTVVLASSLVPGNESAVFRVINGLNRLGAHVISKETALVHVSGHAPAGELLYVLNMTRPSNVMPIHGEWRHLRAHAELAVASGVPRRNVVLAEDGVVVDLVDGRATIVGAIPAGYVYVDGRGVGDVGEQSLKDRLILGGDGFVTIVVVVDSVTGKVAAPPEIFARGFSEDPAAFEAVVPLVEESLAAAGREGATDRHELQQRVRRVVGKWVSDTSRRRPMIIPVVLEV, encoded by the coding sequence TTGTCCCACCCGCATCCGGAGCTCGGCCCGCCCCCGCCGCTAGCCGCCCACGGCCTGCGCATCGTCGCGCTCGGCGGGATCGGCGAGATCGGGCGGAACATGACGGTCTTCGAGCACGCCGGCCGGCTGCTGATCGTGGACTGCGGCGTGCTGTTCCCGGAGACCGAGCAGCCCGGGATCGACTTGATCCTCCCGGACTTCTCCTACCTGCGTGACCGTTGGGACGACCTCGACGCGATCGTCCTCACCCACGGCCACGAGGACCACATCGGCGCCGTGCCTTATCTGCTCCGGGAGAAGCCGGACGTCCCGCTGGTCGGCTCCCGGCTGACGCTGGCGCTCGTCGAGGGCAAGCTTCGCGAGCATCGCATCGAGCCGCTCACCCTCGAGGTGCGCGAGGGCCAGGTCGAGCGGCTCGGTCCGTTCGAGTGCGAGTTCTTCGCGGTCAACCACTCCATCCCCGACGCGCTCGGGGTCGCCCTGCGCACCGGCGCCGGAACCGTCCTGCACACCGGCGACTTCAAGATGGACCAGCTCCCGCTCGACGGCCGGATCACCGATCTCGGCGGCTGGGCGCGCCTGGGCGCCGAGGGCGTCGACCTGCTGATGAGCGACTCGACCAACGCCGAGGTGCCGGGCTTCGTGACCGCGGAGCGGGAGATCGGGCCGGTGCTCGACGACGTGTTCCGGGGCGCGAAGCGACGGATCATCGTCGCCTGCTTCGCCTCCCACGTGCACCGGGTGCAGCAGGTGCTCGACGCCGCCGCCGCGCACCACCGCCGCGTGGCGTTCATCGGGCGATCGATGGTCCGGAACATGGGCATCGCGCGCGACCTCGGGTACCTGGAGATTCCGCCTGGGCTCGTCGCCGACCTCAACGAGATCGAGCAGCTGCCGCCCGAGCAGGTCCTGATGATCTCGACCGGCTCCCAGGGCGAGCCGATGTCCGCGCTGTCCCGCATGGCCAACCGCGACCACCCGCAGGTCCGGATCGAGCCCGACGACACCGTCGTACTGGCCTCCTCACTCGTCCCCGGCAACGAGAGTGCGGTGTTCCGGGTCATCAACGGGCTCAACCGGCTCGGCGCGCACGTCATCTCGAAGGAGACGGCGCTGGTCCACGTCTCCGGGCACGCTCCCGCCGGCGAGCTGCTCTACGTGCTGAACATGACCCGGCCGTCCAACGTCATGCCGATCCACGGCGAGTGGCGCCACCTGCGAGCGCACGCCGAGCTTGCCGTCGCCAGCGGCGTGCCACGCCGCAACGTGGTGCTCGCCGAGGACGGCGTGGTCGTCGACCTGGTCGACGGACGGGCCACAATTGTGGGGGCGATCCCGGCCGGCTACGTCTACGTCGACGGCCGCGGAGTGGGCGACGTCGGCGAGCAGTCGCTCAAGGACCGCCTGATCCTCGGCGGCGACGGCTTCGTCACGATCGTCGTCGTGGTGGACTCCGTGACCGGCAAGGTCGCCGCGCCGCCCGAGATCTTCGCGCGAGGCTTCTCCGAGGACCCCGCAGCCTTCGAGGCGGTCGTGCCGTTGGTCGAGGAGTCCTTGGCGGCGGCCGGGCGCGAGGGCGCGACGGACCGCCACGAGCTGCAGCAACGGGTACGCCGGGTGGTCGGCAAGTGGGTCAGCGACACCTCCCGGCGCCGCCCGATGATCATCCCGGTGGTCCTGGAGGTGTAG
- a CDS encoding CinA family protein, whose amino-acid sequence MEAAAAELTALAAEVLAALRERGETLATAESLTGGVVGATITAVPGASASYRGGVISYATDVKHQLLGVPDGLLAQRGAVDPDVATAMAEGVRSRLGATWGLAFTGVAGPQPQDGKPVGTVYVAVAGPRGTDVVSLLLSGEREVIRVASCREGLRALGARLADGE is encoded by the coding sequence GTGGAAGCGGCTGCGGCAGAGCTGACCGCGCTCGCCGCCGAGGTGCTCGCCGCGTTGCGTGAGCGCGGGGAGACCCTCGCCACGGCCGAGTCGCTGACCGGCGGCGTCGTGGGAGCGACGATCACCGCGGTGCCCGGCGCGTCGGCCTCCTATCGCGGCGGGGTGATCAGCTACGCCACCGACGTCAAGCACCAGCTGCTCGGGGTGCCTGACGGCCTGCTCGCGCAACGCGGCGCGGTCGATCCGGACGTCGCCACTGCGATGGCCGAAGGCGTGCGGTCCCGGCTCGGTGCCACCTGGGGGCTGGCCTTCACCGGCGTCGCCGGCCCGCAGCCGCAGGACGGGAAGCCGGTCGGGACGGTTTACGTCGCGGTTGCCGGCCCACGCGGCACCGACGTGGTGTCGCTGCTGCTGTCGGGCGAGCGGGAAGTGATCAGAGTGGCGAGCTGCCGCGAAGGGTTGCGTGCGCTCGGCGCAAGGCTCGCCGACGGCGAGTAA
- a CDS encoding dihydrofolate reductase, with translation MSVALIWAQADNGVIGDAGGIPWRLPEDQARFKSLTMGATVLMGRLTWESLPPSVRPLPGRRNLVLTSDERWTADGAERMSSLDAAVAATTGDLWVVGGAAVYAAALPLADRLEVTYVDLCCPGDVYAPPIDATWQQSADLGWQTSASGLRFKCATFVRPAAIPSSGTAPA, from the coding sequence ATGAGCGTCGCGCTCATCTGGGCGCAGGCCGACAACGGGGTCATCGGCGATGCGGGTGGCATTCCGTGGCGACTGCCCGAGGACCAGGCGAGGTTCAAGTCGCTCACGATGGGCGCCACCGTGCTGATGGGCCGGTTGACCTGGGAGTCGCTGCCGCCATCCGTCCGGCCGCTGCCCGGCCGGCGCAACCTCGTCCTGACCTCTGACGAGCGATGGACCGCCGACGGTGCAGAGCGAATGTCCTCGCTCGATGCCGCGGTCGCAGCGACCACCGGCGACCTGTGGGTCGTGGGCGGTGCCGCGGTGTATGCGGCCGCGCTGCCGTTGGCCGACCGGCTCGAGGTGACCTATGTCGACCTGTGCTGCCCCGGTGACGTCTACGCCCCGCCCATCGACGCCACGTGGCAGCAGTCGGCCGACCTCGGCTGGCAGACCTCGGCGAGCGGCTTGCGCTTCAAATGCGCGACCTTCGTTCGGCCCGCCGCGATACCGTCGAGTGGGACAGCGCCGGCGTAG
- a CDS encoding DNA translocase FtsK 4TM domain-containing protein gives MATKAPARPRSGAATRKPSSSSARSTATRARSTSARTRPTTARRPPARRSQPGLTVRLFRALGRLLSAVWMLVARAVGGTARSVGGGARDLDPAHRRDGAGLASLAAALVIAVGAWAGAAGPAGHDLTVALRTLIGSGVMLLPVALGVAAWRLLRRPAPEDTPRGRVVIGWIATAAGYLGILDLAHGDPSREAARRGAGGLVGVLAGSPLSSAVTAYLAIPLLGLVAVFGLLVVTGTPLHAVPDRLRALRHRRKDDPQVIDLDAGTQVTEPLKRGRKRHASVASTDEDAPFAASPVLSEDKPKPDDAPTQVITLPDVASGVAATDAATGPLPSAPSRAAAAARPAQLKLDDGAYQLPAITLLREGSAPKARSKVNDAVIEALTQVFAEFDVDATVVGFSRGPTVTRYEVELGQAVKVERIKALLRNIAYAVKSPDVRIIDVIPGKSAIGIEIPNTDRETVSLGDVLRAPVVTRDHHPLVVALGKDVEGRFIAANLAKMPHMLIAGATGAGKSTCINALITSVLARATPEEVRLVLIDPKRVELSTYQGIPHLITPIITNPKKAAESLAWVVREMELRYDDMEAAGVRHIDDFNARVRANKLTSPPGSDRSYTTYPYLLVIVDELADLMMVAPRDVEESVVRITQLARAAGIHLVLATQRPSVDVVTGLIKANVPSRLAFATASLTDSRVILDQPGAEKLVGGGDALFLPMGESKPMRLQGAYVSDAEIEAVVAHCKKQMEPVYREDILENAAPRRDIDSEIGDDLNLLCQAIELVVTTQFGSTSMLQRKLRVGFAKAGRLMDLMESRGVVGPSEGSKARDVLVRPDDLEGILTTLRGV, from the coding sequence ATGGCTACCAAGGCGCCAGCGCGCCCGCGGTCCGGCGCCGCTACGCGCAAGCCGTCCAGCAGCTCGGCGCGCAGCACGGCGACGCGCGCCCGTTCGACCTCGGCGCGCACCCGCCCGACCACGGCCCGGCGGCCACCTGCCCGTCGCAGCCAGCCCGGGCTGACGGTGCGGTTGTTCCGTGCGCTCGGCCGGCTGCTCTCCGCCGTCTGGATGCTCGTGGCGCGCGCGGTCGGTGGCACCGCCCGCAGCGTCGGAGGGGGCGCCCGCGACCTCGACCCGGCTCACCGGCGCGACGGTGCCGGGCTCGCCTCGCTCGCTGCCGCGCTCGTCATCGCGGTAGGGGCCTGGGCGGGCGCGGCGGGACCGGCCGGCCACGACCTGACGGTCGCGCTGCGCACCCTCATCGGCTCCGGCGTGATGCTGCTGCCGGTCGCGCTCGGCGTGGCCGCCTGGCGACTGCTGCGCCGCCCGGCCCCGGAGGACACCCCTCGCGGCCGGGTCGTCATCGGCTGGATCGCGACCGCCGCCGGCTACCTCGGCATCCTCGACCTCGCCCACGGTGACCCTTCGCGGGAAGCCGCACGCCGCGGCGCAGGCGGGCTGGTCGGCGTACTCGCCGGCTCTCCGCTGTCCTCCGCCGTCACGGCGTACCTCGCGATCCCGCTGCTCGGACTCGTCGCGGTGTTCGGTCTGCTCGTCGTCACCGGTACGCCGCTGCACGCCGTGCCCGACCGGCTGCGCGCACTGCGTCACCGGCGGAAGGACGACCCGCAGGTCATCGACCTCGACGCCGGCACGCAGGTGACCGAGCCGCTCAAGCGGGGCAGGAAGCGTCACGCGTCGGTGGCATCGACCGACGAGGACGCGCCGTTCGCCGCCTCTCCCGTGCTGTCCGAGGACAAGCCCAAGCCCGACGATGCGCCGACCCAGGTCATCACCCTGCCCGACGTGGCGTCCGGTGTGGCCGCGACGGACGCCGCGACCGGGCCGTTGCCGTCTGCCCCGTCACGTGCCGCTGCTGCCGCGCGACCAGCGCAGCTCAAGCTCGACGACGGCGCCTATCAGCTGCCGGCGATCACGCTGCTGCGCGAGGGCAGTGCACCCAAAGCGCGCAGCAAGGTCAACGACGCCGTCATCGAGGCGCTGACCCAGGTGTTCGCCGAGTTCGACGTGGACGCCACCGTCGTCGGGTTCAGCCGCGGTCCGACCGTGACGCGCTACGAGGTCGAGCTCGGGCAAGCCGTGAAGGTCGAGCGGATCAAGGCGTTGTTGCGCAACATCGCCTACGCCGTCAAGAGCCCCGACGTACGCATCATCGACGTCATCCCGGGGAAGTCGGCCATCGGCATCGAGATCCCCAACACCGATCGCGAGACCGTCAGCCTCGGCGACGTGCTCCGGGCCCCGGTCGTCACCCGGGACCACCATCCGCTGGTCGTGGCGCTCGGCAAGGACGTCGAGGGCCGCTTCATCGCCGCGAACCTCGCGAAGATGCCGCACATGCTGATCGCGGGCGCGACCGGCGCCGGCAAGAGCACGTGCATCAACGCGCTGATCACCTCGGTCCTTGCCCGGGCGACACCGGAAGAGGTCCGGCTGGTGCTCATCGACCCGAAGCGGGTCGAGCTGTCGACCTACCAGGGCATCCCGCACCTGATCACGCCCATCATCACCAATCCGAAGAAGGCCGCCGAGTCGCTGGCCTGGGTCGTGCGCGAGATGGAGCTGCGCTACGACGACATGGAAGCCGCCGGCGTACGCCACATCGACGACTTCAACGCCAGAGTCCGCGCCAACAAGCTGACTTCGCCACCCGGCAGCGACCGCTCCTACACGACCTACCCGTACCTGCTGGTCATCGTCGACGAGCTCGCCGACTTGATGATGGTGGCCCCGCGCGACGTCGAGGAGTCGGTCGTGCGGATCACCCAGCTCGCCCGGGCCGCGGGCATCCACCTCGTGCTCGCCACCCAGCGGCCGAGTGTCGACGTGGTGACCGGCCTGATCAAGGCGAACGTCCCGAGCCGGCTCGCCTTCGCCACCGCCAGCCTCACCGACTCCCGCGTCATCCTCGATCAGCCCGGCGCGGAGAAGCTGGTCGGCGGCGGCGACGCGCTGTTCCTTCCGATGGGGGAGAGCAAGCCCATGCGACTGCAGGGCGCCTACGTCTCCGACGCCGAGATCGAGGCGGTCGTCGCGCACTGCAAGAAGCAGATGGAGCCTGTCTACCGCGAGGACATCCTCGAAAACGCCGCACCACGACGCGACATCGACAGCGAGATCGGCGACGATCTCAACCTGCTCTGCCAGGCGATCGAGCTGGTCGTGACCACCCAGTTCGGCTCGACGTCGATGTTGCAGCGCAAGCTGCGCGTCGGGTTCGCCAAGGCCGGTCGGCTCATGGATCTCATGGAGAGCCGCGGTGTCGTGGGGCCGAGCGAGGGCTCGAAGGCACGCGACGTTCTGGTGCGTCCGGACGACCTCGAGGGCATTCTCACCACTTTGCGTGGGGTTTGA
- the rimO gene encoding 30S ribosomal protein S12 methylthiotransferase RimO has product MPRSVALVTLGCGRNEVDSEELAARLEVGGWQLTDDVDAADAVMVNTCGFIEAAKRDSIETLLDAAEGGRPVVAVGCLAERYGAGLAGELPEVAVLGFDDYAQIADRLDDVVAGRPLTAHEPRDRRSLLPLTPVERPGGSLDVGIPGHAGGPKSVLRRRLSGDPVAPLKLASGCDRRCAFCAIPSFRGAFVSRPPDDIVAEAQWLADHGARELFLVSENSTSYGKDLGDLQALERLLPRLAGVPGVSRVRLSYLQPAEVRPTLLDAIAETPGVAAYFDVSFQHASESLLRRMRRFGGTDRFIDLIEAIRLRAPSAGIRSNVIVGFPGETEADFAELVSFLEQARLDVVGVFGYSDEDGTEAVGLPDKVPAALIAERVERLTALAEELTAQRAEDRIGETVHVLVETVDADGAEGRAEHQAPEVDGSVALPGLTDVEVGAIVGAAVVGSAGVDLIAEPLGSGPQ; this is encoded by the coding sequence GTGCCCCGGTCCGTTGCTCTCGTCACCTTGGGCTGCGGTCGTAACGAGGTCGACTCCGAAGAGCTCGCCGCGCGGCTCGAGGTCGGCGGTTGGCAGCTCACCGACGACGTCGACGCGGCCGACGCGGTGATGGTCAACACGTGCGGGTTCATCGAGGCGGCGAAACGCGACAGCATCGAGACGCTGCTCGATGCGGCAGAAGGCGGCCGCCCGGTGGTTGCGGTGGGTTGCCTGGCCGAGCGGTACGGCGCCGGCCTGGCCGGCGAGCTGCCGGAGGTCGCGGTCCTCGGCTTCGACGACTACGCGCAGATCGCGGATCGTCTCGACGACGTCGTCGCCGGCCGGCCACTCACCGCGCATGAGCCCAGGGACCGGCGTAGCCTGCTCCCGCTCACGCCTGTCGAGCGCCCGGGCGGATCGCTCGACGTCGGCATTCCCGGGCACGCCGGGGGCCCCAAGTCGGTGCTGCGCCGGCGGTTGTCGGGCGACCCGGTCGCGCCGCTGAAGCTCGCGTCGGGCTGCGATCGGCGCTGCGCGTTCTGCGCCATCCCGTCGTTTCGCGGCGCCTTCGTCTCACGGCCGCCTGACGACATCGTCGCCGAGGCGCAGTGGCTCGCCGACCACGGCGCGCGAGAGCTGTTCCTGGTCAGCGAGAACTCCACGTCCTACGGCAAGGACCTCGGCGACCTCCAGGCGCTGGAGCGACTGCTGCCGCGGCTGGCCGGCGTACCCGGGGTGTCGCGGGTTCGGCTGTCCTACCTCCAGCCGGCGGAGGTACGCCCGACGCTGCTCGACGCGATCGCCGAGACGCCGGGTGTCGCCGCCTACTTCGACGTGTCGTTCCAGCACGCGAGCGAGTCGCTGCTGCGGCGGATGCGTCGGTTCGGCGGCACGGACCGGTTCATCGACCTCATCGAGGCGATCCGGTTGCGCGCCCCGTCGGCGGGCATTCGCAGCAACGTCATCGTCGGCTTCCCGGGTGAGACCGAGGCGGACTTCGCCGAGCTGGTGAGCTTCCTCGAACAGGCACGCCTCGACGTGGTCGGCGTGTTCGGCTACTCCGACGAGGACGGCACCGAAGCCGTGGGGCTGCCCGACAAGGTGCCGGCCGCGCTGATCGCCGAACGCGTCGAGCGGCTGACCGCGCTGGCCGAGGAGCTCACCGCACAGCGCGCGGAGGACCGGATCGGGGAGACGGTGCACGTGCTGGTCGAGACCGTCGACGCTGACGGCGCCGAAGGCCGCGCAGAACACCAGGCGCCCGAAGTGGACGGCTCGGTCGCGCTGCCCGGGCTCACCGACGTCGAGGTCGGCGCGATCGTTGGGGCGGCCGTCGTCGGCTCGGCCGGCGTGGATCTGATTGCCGAGCCGCTCGGCTCCGGGCCGCAGTGA